The Chloroflexota bacterium genome has a segment encoding these proteins:
- a CDS encoding cytochrome c, whose translation MKRIWILVVLAVMLAACTPSGDSASTEVESASPGMGMGPGSGMMERHRASVPADFAGLTNPIAADDESITRGEEVFTTQCATCHGDGGMGDGPGGASLDPAPAAIAHTSQMMSDAYLFWRITEGGIPFETSMIPYRDILDEQARWDVINYIRALGSGQVMPQGNMGGNAFDPELEAAQRAEMLSTAVEQGVITQEEADNFNLVHGEVDVYTSSQGIAGMGSSDRPDVLEAVLLELVNSGVLAQDQADSFMDVHDRLMDAGLMQ comes from the coding sequence ATGAAACGAATCTGGATATTGGTGGTGCTGGCTGTTATGCTCGCAGCATGTACACCCTCCGGGGATAGTGCCAGCACCGAAGTAGAATCCGCTTCCCCAGGTATGGGCATGGGGCCAGGCTCCGGCATGATGGAGCGCCACCGCGCCAGCGTCCCGGCTGATTTCGCTGGCTTGACCAACCCCATCGCCGCGGACGATGAATCCATCACCCGTGGTGAAGAAGTGTTCACTACGCAATGTGCTACCTGTCATGGCGATGGTGGCATGGGCGACGGTCCTGGGGGTGCCTCGTTGGATCCGGCGCCGGCTGCCATTGCACATACCAGCCAGATGATGAGCGATGCCTATTTATTCTGGCGTATCACGGAGGGCGGTATTCCTTTTGAGACTTCCATGATTCCGTATCGTGATATTCTCGACGAACAGGCGCGCTGGGATGTGATCAACTATATTCGCGCTTTGGGCAGCGGACAGGTGATGCCGCAGGGAAATATGGGCGGCAACGCCTTTGACCCGGAACTTGAAGCCGCCCAGCGTGCCGAGATGCTCTCCACTGCGGTTGAGCAAGGTGTGATTACCCAGGAAGAAGCCGATAATTTTAATCTTGTGCATGGTGAAGTGGACGTGTATACATCCTCCCAGGGAATTGCTGGCATGGGAAGTAGCGACCGCCCAGACGTGTTGGAAGCTGTTCTGTTGGAATTAGTCAATAGTGGAGTTTTGGCACAGGATCAGGCCGATTCATTCATGGATGTGCATGATCGCTTGATGGACGCGGGATTAATGCAGTGA